The Sediminitomix flava genome includes a window with the following:
- a CDS encoding helix-turn-helix domain-containing protein, translating to MKRYGFDDRISDFQIMRLLNQIGDVKVDWNHYCAKGDLGEFNLWLYSELGELLQTLIFDIKLEQEYIFEDHQKEQNLYILEFFIDSEIDYGDNIVGAGHTMGAALFNSGQIIKTRANAGENLKGVTCYISGDFMKKTAKGNWDLFQSVISDSGHWVVFESLNLEMEQCLKDIFALQNLSASGKNGFTLAKIIELISHFFVKFYNRKTGLSVSNISEEDKEIMFSIKNDLLRDLTVPPTIKDLSRKYGINDVKLRASFISIFGSSPHQFVMKERLQEARRMVNLTNLNMTEISDMLGFTDSSHFAKQYRKEYGIAPLKERKRKKLF from the coding sequence ATGAAAAGGTATGGTTTTGATGATCGTATTTCTGATTTTCAGATAATGAGGTTACTCAATCAGATAGGAGATGTAAAGGTTGATTGGAATCACTATTGTGCAAAAGGGGATTTGGGTGAATTCAATTTATGGTTGTACTCAGAGTTAGGGGAGTTACTACAAACATTGATTTTTGATATAAAATTAGAACAAGAATATATATTTGAAGATCATCAGAAAGAGCAAAACCTTTATATACTTGAGTTTTTTATAGATTCTGAAATCGATTATGGAGATAATATAGTTGGCGCAGGGCATACAATGGGTGCTGCTTTATTTAACTCGGGACAGATTATAAAAACAAGGGCTAATGCTGGAGAAAATTTAAAAGGAGTGACCTGTTATATTTCAGGTGATTTTATGAAAAAAACAGCAAAAGGCAATTGGGATTTATTTCAGTCTGTCATTTCAGATTCAGGGCATTGGGTTGTTTTTGAATCATTGAATCTGGAAATGGAACAATGCTTAAAAGATATTTTTGCTTTACAAAACCTTTCAGCTTCTGGTAAAAATGGTTTTACACTCGCTAAAATTATAGAATTGATAAGCCATTTTTTTGTAAAATTCTACAATCGGAAGACAGGTTTAAGTGTATCAAATATTTCTGAAGAAGATAAGGAGATTATGTTTTCCATTAAAAATGATTTGTTACGCGACCTTACTGTACCTCCAACAATCAAGGATTTAAGTAGAAAATACGGTATCAATGATGTGAAATTACGAGCTTCATTTATCAGTATCTTTGGGAGTTCTCCTCATCAATTTGTGATGAAAGAGCGTTTACAGGAAGCCAGAAGAATGGTGAACCTGACTAATCTAAATATGACTGAAATATCAGATATGTTGGGGTTTACGGACTCTTCTCATTTTGCAAAACAGTACAGAAAAGAATATGGAATTGCTCCACTGAAAGAGAGAAAACGCAAGAAGCTATTTTAA
- a CDS encoding neuromedin U, whose protein sequence is MNFKKVYITLLLTLFSISLIHAQQNEQDELAQKLQNPLASIIALPIQQNIGLNKPGHEGASYTMSFQPIIGTEFEKFNLVHRAVWGMSHLPSSTEGRGSQFGVTDLNYSFFFSPKKKLGNLAWGIGPSIDIPTASHSAMGTEKWSAGASAVFVYQTKRWTFDMIFRQTASFAGNSDRHDVNAFVGQTLIAYGLGKGWVVNTFPTITANWNAESGEKWTVPVGGGINKLVFLGGKLPLNLGLQYYHNVVKPNHAANGELRFQTTFVFAK, encoded by the coding sequence ATGAACTTCAAAAAAGTATACATCACTTTACTTCTTACATTATTTTCAATCTCACTGATTCATGCACAACAAAACGAACAGGATGAATTAGCTCAAAAATTACAAAATCCGCTTGCTAGCATTATTGCTTTGCCAATCCAACAAAACATTGGACTTAATAAACCCGGACATGAAGGTGCTTCATATACAATGTCCTTTCAGCCTATCATTGGTACCGAATTCGAGAAGTTTAATCTCGTACACAGAGCAGTTTGGGGAATGTCACATTTACCTTCTTCTACAGAAGGAAGAGGGTCACAATTCGGTGTCACAGACTTAAACTATTCCTTTTTCTTCTCGCCAAAGAAAAAACTAGGAAATTTAGCATGGGGTATAGGTCCATCTATTGATATTCCTACGGCTTCTCATTCAGCAATGGGGACAGAAAAATGGAGTGCAGGTGCTTCAGCTGTTTTCGTTTATCAGACAAAACGATGGACATTTGATATGATTTTTCGTCAGACAGCCTCTTTTGCTGGAAATAGCGATAGACATGACGTAAATGCTTTTGTGGGGCAAACACTTATTGCTTATGGTCTTGGAAAAGGATGGGTTGTGAACACATTCCCGACAATTACGGCAAACTGGAATGCTGAAAGTGGAGAAAAATGGACTGTACCAGTTGGTGGAGGAATCAATAAACTCGTGTTTTTAGGAGGAAAGTTACCCCTAAATTTAGGACTACAATACTACCATAATGTTGTAAAACCTAATCATGCTGCAAATGGAGAATTGAGATTCCAGACTACTTTTGTTTTTGCTAAATAA
- a CDS encoding TolC family protein — MRRYPLLFLVIWLLIGSPHPSEAQATQETVFTLENMYQLVLQNHPIAKQANLLSENAQMNIRMARGYFDPKAISNFNGKEFKDKNYYQLWDSHLKVPLWIGQLKVGYERNTGINLNPQSDTNSGKGLAYVGVEIPILKGLLFDERRAALRKAQAMQSEAEAKQVSLINKLILQIAKDYWNWFFTYHQFQLADEGYKLANFRYKAVVDQMRLGALAALDTVEAKITIQQREINLKNAKLAFENAGLILSNHLWDESGNAVVLGETLIPISDINQNLQIEPFEDIIKLANQHPDLRVLNAKYQQLDIERKLNAEMLKPELTFNYNFLDQSAFSDNSLSDLMIDNSFTQNYKAGVSFSVPLFLRKERGKLGMTKVKLEKVRLEQQNLQQQIVTKVGAMYNTMNNFKEVLVMQESMVNNYEQLLSGELQKFNAGESSVFYVNVREGKLLEAQSKLFKIRAELAKSVAELKWAAGLGITL; from the coding sequence ATGAGACGATATCCACTACTTTTTCTCGTGATTTGGCTCCTTATCGGGAGTCCTCATCCATCGGAGGCACAGGCTACTCAGGAGACAGTTTTCACATTGGAAAATATGTACCAGCTCGTTTTGCAAAATCATCCTATTGCAAAACAGGCTAATTTACTATCGGAAAATGCACAGATGAATATACGTATGGCTAGGGGTTATTTTGACCCCAAAGCCATTTCTAATTTCAATGGTAAAGAATTCAAAGACAAAAATTACTACCAACTTTGGGATAGTCATTTGAAAGTCCCTCTTTGGATTGGGCAATTGAAGGTAGGTTATGAAAGAAATACAGGAATTAACCTCAACCCACAGTCTGATACCAATTCAGGTAAAGGACTTGCCTATGTTGGCGTTGAAATCCCGATTTTGAAAGGCCTGCTGTTCGATGAAAGAAGAGCGGCTCTTCGTAAGGCACAAGCCATGCAATCTGAGGCTGAAGCTAAACAGGTAAGTTTGATCAACAAACTTATTCTTCAGATTGCGAAAGACTACTGGAATTGGTTCTTTACGTATCACCAATTTCAATTGGCTGATGAAGGTTATAAACTTGCTAACTTTAGGTATAAAGCTGTTGTAGACCAAATGCGATTGGGTGCTTTGGCTGCATTAGATACTGTAGAAGCAAAAATCACGATTCAGCAAAGAGAGATTAATCTCAAAAATGCAAAACTAGCTTTTGAGAATGCGGGACTTATACTATCTAACCATCTTTGGGATGAAAGTGGAAACGCAGTTGTATTGGGAGAAACTCTAATTCCAATTTCAGACATTAATCAAAACCTCCAAATCGAGCCATTTGAAGATATCATAAAGCTCGCCAATCAGCATCCTGATTTGAGGGTATTGAATGCCAAATACCAACAGCTAGATATTGAGCGAAAACTGAATGCTGAAATGCTCAAACCAGAGCTAACCTTCAATTATAACTTTCTCGACCAATCTGCCTTTTCAGATAATAGTTTGAGCGATCTGATGATTGACAACAGCTTTACACAGAACTACAAAGCAGGAGTTTCCTTCTCTGTACCTTTATTCTTGAGAAAAGAAAGAGGAAAACTAGGGATGACGAAAGTCAAACTAGAAAAGGTACGTTTGGAACAACAAAACCTCCAACAGCAAATTGTAACCAAAGTAGGTGCGATGTACAATACCATGAACAACTTCAAAGAAGTCTTAGTCATGCAAGAGTCTATGGTAAACAACTATGAGCAACTACTATCTGGAGAACTCCAAAAGTTTAATGCAGGGGAATCTTCGGTATTCTATGTCAATGTGCGTGAAGGTAAACTTCTTGAAGCCCAAAGCAAACTGTTTAAAATAAGAGCTGAACTCGCTAAGTCAGTAGCAGAACTTAAATGGGCAGCAGGACTTGGCATCACTTTATAA
- a CDS encoding HlyD family secretion protein, whose protein sequence is MLKISSPKHKTDYSIYEERLNTVEALHSPDKARALARWLLGIFICFFALLFFPWQQNIRAKGELTALNPSDRPQKIPSPIDGQIKEWLVAEGQLVDSGEVLIRISEIKEKYVDPDLLVRLQEQIDAKEEVIKAKRLKVKAYEKQLKALRNGLEFKTSQNNNKIAQYQLKVSSDSIEWRAAQVDLKNYERQYLANQALYDSGLIPLVKLESARSKFQGGKAKELSKLNKYEMTKAELQNTLISTNSIQADAFSKLAKTESELNATLGEIAESVGELASYRNKYSNIEIRTGMRTIRAPQEGYVVKALSSGIGENVKTGQGLLTLMPKNPQLAVAIDVKAMDVPLLSKGRHARLQFDGWPAIQFSGWPSVAVGTFGGKVEVIDYVSNKKGKYRVLITPDFQMPKDDPWPEQLRMGSGVYGWVLLDQVPIWYELWRQINGFPPSLKDKDGGEEVKAKMKS, encoded by the coding sequence ATGCTAAAAATATCTTCACCCAAACATAAAACTGATTACTCTATCTATGAAGAACGTCTCAACACCGTTGAGGCGCTTCATAGTCCTGATAAAGCAAGAGCCCTTGCAAGATGGCTCTTAGGAATTTTCATTTGTTTCTTTGCATTATTGTTTTTCCCATGGCAACAAAACATCCGTGCTAAGGGAGAACTTACGGCTTTAAACCCTTCTGACCGCCCTCAAAAGATTCCATCGCCTATTGATGGTCAAATCAAAGAATGGTTAGTCGCTGAAGGACAATTGGTAGATTCTGGAGAAGTTTTGATTCGTATTTCTGAAATCAAAGAAAAGTATGTTGACCCTGACTTATTGGTCAGACTTCAAGAGCAAATAGATGCGAAAGAAGAAGTAATCAAAGCAAAACGTCTAAAGGTAAAAGCATACGAGAAACAACTCAAAGCATTGAGAAACGGCCTTGAGTTTAAAACTTCTCAAAACAATAATAAGATAGCCCAATATCAACTAAAAGTTAGCAGTGACAGTATCGAATGGCGTGCAGCACAAGTAGACCTTAAAAACTACGAACGCCAATACTTAGCGAATCAGGCGCTATATGATAGTGGTCTAATTCCTTTGGTCAAACTAGAGTCGGCACGTAGTAAATTCCAAGGTGGAAAAGCCAAAGAATTATCAAAGCTGAATAAGTACGAAATGACAAAGGCTGAACTTCAGAATACCTTGATTAGTACAAACAGTATTCAAGCCGATGCTTTTAGTAAATTGGCAAAGACCGAATCTGAACTAAATGCTACTTTAGGAGAAATTGCGGAATCAGTAGGAGAATTGGCAAGCTACCGCAACAAGTATTCGAATATTGAGATTCGTACAGGTATGCGTACCATCAGAGCACCACAAGAAGGCTATGTGGTCAAAGCACTTTCGAGTGGTATTGGTGAAAACGTCAAAACAGGACAAGGCCTACTCACCCTAATGCCTAAGAATCCTCAACTTGCCGTAGCGATCGATGTAAAAGCAATGGATGTTCCTTTACTTTCAAAAGGGAGACATGCCAGACTTCAATTTGACGGTTGGCCTGCTATTCAATTTTCGGGTTGGCCTAGCGTAGCAGTAGGTACTTTTGGCGGTAAAGTTGAAGTCATTGATTATGTCAGTAACAAGAAAGGAAAATACCGAGTATTGATTACTCCTGACTTTCAAATGCCTAAAGACGATCCATGGCCAGAACAACTTCGTATGGGCTCTGGAGTTTATGGCTGGGTACTTCTAGATCAAGTACCAATTTGGTACGAGCTTTGGCGTCAGATCAATGGTTTCCCTCCAAGTCTGAAAGACAAAGACGGAGGAGAAGAAGTAAAGGCTAAAATGAAGTCCTAA
- a CDS encoding peptidase domain-containing ABC transporter yields MDTSQFTPICGRLASSISFDFNRNKLKGYYINERLYHNEVGTFVANLTEHAQKIGLTLIRQHIPKPAFNEFVRNAKYPVLSFCQYNEDTTPVIFHKDKGGQLQAYIYKNNEEIEVDYPEELLSMVQTNEQNEVQYIVPVPLNSLVSDEEGASEKKNGPVQRLISLLVSEKKTIVYIYFYAIIISIISLILPVGVQAVIEMVAGGVVFDSIALLIAIIIIATLVTGGLQIMQISLVEIIQRRLFVKAALEYTYRLPKMRLEAILGEHAPELMNRFFDILNIQKSLPKILIDLSAAILQILFGLVLLSFYHPFFIVFGTVLISVLVMLFYLTGPKGLKASLIESKYKYKVVHWLEEIARTLYSFKMAGSSNLSIDKTDYYTNNYLKYRKKLFNVLINQYSYIVIFKTVVTGGLLTMGTWLVINREINLGQFVASEIVIVLVIGAVEKLILNIDVVFQSLTAVEKIGYVTDIPLERKDGIQIHNNQKGLNIKLKALSYVYPNTGKKVLHDINLELKEKESICITGFNNSGKSTLINIISGLLDDFEGMVAFNDISIRDINLNSLRDNIARNVSENELFDGSILENVTMGRPQVKLEDVLWALKSVGLMDFVNMQKDGLQTQITSGGKSYSKSTATKLILARCIAERPGLLILNKSLTQINRSERLKLISFLTDKNNPWTLLCMSNDPLMLSVCDRILLMDDGQVIKDDTYENLINDVQFKESILSSEINNDN; encoded by the coding sequence ATGGATACCAGTCAATTTACACCAATTTGTGGTCGCTTGGCCTCATCAATATCCTTTGATTTTAATCGAAATAAACTCAAAGGATATTATATAAACGAAAGATTATATCATAATGAGGTAGGTACTTTCGTTGCCAACCTCACCGAACATGCCCAAAAAATCGGTTTAACACTCATCCGTCAGCATATCCCAAAACCTGCTTTCAATGAGTTTGTAAGAAATGCAAAATACCCTGTACTGAGTTTTTGTCAGTACAATGAAGATACTACACCCGTCATTTTCCATAAAGATAAGGGTGGACAGCTACAGGCATATATCTACAAAAACAATGAAGAAATTGAAGTAGATTATCCTGAAGAATTACTTTCGATGGTACAAACTAACGAGCAGAATGAAGTACAATATATCGTACCAGTTCCGCTTAATTCTTTGGTAAGTGATGAAGAAGGAGCTTCAGAGAAAAAGAATGGCCCAGTTCAAAGACTAATCAGTCTTCTAGTTTCTGAGAAGAAAACGATCGTTTACATTTACTTCTATGCCATTATTATTTCAATTATCAGTCTGATCCTTCCCGTAGGTGTTCAAGCCGTAATTGAGATGGTAGCTGGTGGAGTTGTTTTTGACTCTATTGCCCTACTTATTGCTATTATCATTATAGCCACACTGGTCACAGGTGGGCTTCAGATCATGCAGATTTCATTGGTGGAGATTATCCAACGGAGGTTATTTGTAAAAGCAGCTTTGGAATACACCTATCGTCTTCCAAAAATGCGATTGGAAGCCATTCTTGGAGAACACGCACCAGAACTCATGAACCGTTTCTTCGATATTCTCAATATTCAAAAGAGTTTACCGAAGATTTTAATTGATCTCTCTGCGGCTATCCTTCAAATATTATTCGGATTGGTACTCCTTTCTTTCTACCATCCGTTCTTTATCGTATTTGGTACAGTGCTTATTTCAGTTTTGGTTATGTTATTCTATTTGACAGGACCAAAAGGACTGAAAGCCAGTTTGATTGAATCGAAATACAAATACAAGGTAGTTCACTGGTTGGAAGAAATCGCAAGAACGCTTTATTCATTCAAAATGGCAGGTAGCTCAAATTTATCGATTGATAAAACGGACTACTACACCAACAACTACCTCAAATACAGAAAGAAACTTTTCAATGTATTGATTAACCAATACTCATACATTGTCATCTTTAAAACAGTGGTCACAGGTGGTTTGCTCACTATGGGTACTTGGTTGGTGATCAACAGAGAAATCAACTTAGGACAGTTTGTAGCCTCTGAAATTGTAATCGTATTGGTAATTGGAGCAGTAGAAAAATTGATTTTGAATATCGATGTAGTATTCCAATCACTTACTGCTGTTGAAAAAATTGGTTACGTAACTGACATTCCGCTAGAAAGAAAAGATGGAATTCAAATTCATAACAACCAAAAAGGACTTAACATTAAGCTTAAAGCACTTTCTTATGTATACCCAAATACAGGAAAGAAAGTCTTACATGATATCAACCTCGAATTGAAAGAAAAAGAAAGCATCTGTATTACAGGTTTTAATAATTCGGGTAAATCAACGCTTATCAATATCATCTCTGGTTTACTGGATGATTTTGAGGGAATGGTAGCTTTCAATGACATTTCTATCCGAGATATTAACCTCAATAGTCTAAGAGATAATATTGCTAGAAATGTATCTGAAAATGAGCTTTTCGATGGAAGTATTCTTGAAAATGTTACGATGGGACGTCCGCAAGTAAAATTGGAAGATGTACTCTGGGCATTGAAAAGTGTAGGTTTGATGGACTTCGTAAACATGCAAAAAGATGGACTTCAAACACAAATCACTTCGGGAGGAAAAAGCTATTCTAAAAGTACAGCTACAAAGCTAATTTTAGCTAGGTGTATCGCTGAAAGACCAGGTCTTTTGATTCTGAATAAATCGCTTACGCAAATCAATCGATCTGAGCGACTTAAACTCATTAGTTTCTTAACGGATAAAAATAATCCTTGGACACTGCTTTGTATGTCCAACGATCCGCTCATGCTCTCTGTCTGTGATCGTATCCTTTTGATGGATGACGGTCAAGTAATTAAAGATGATACTTACGAGAACTTGATTAATGATGTACAGTTCAAAGAGAGTATTCTATCATCTGAAATCAATAATGATAACTAA
- a CDS encoding LysR substrate-binding domain-containing protein: MNFTFHQLQIFLEVVKERSITKAAEKMHMTQPALSIQLKNFQMQFDIPLTEVMGKKLYVTDFGNSIAEIAEKIIEQADDIRYKSKEYSDLLAGKLRISCASTGKYVIPYFMSGFLEDYPGVDLVLDVSNKSTVVQSLQKNEIDFALVSVVPNKMDINEEILLENKLYLVGSPLHHEQGQRLIYREDGSATRKAMDEYFKGESKRRKMMLTSNEAVKQAIIAGLGQSILPLIGIKNELSNKELEIIPTEGLPMVTNWRLIWLKNKKLSPVAEAFLNFIHNKKYDIIQESFQWYLKFTDKSL, encoded by the coding sequence ATGAATTTTACCTTTCATCAGCTTCAAATCTTTTTAGAAGTCGTAAAAGAGCGAAGTATTACAAAAGCAGCAGAGAAAATGCACATGACTCAGCCTGCTTTATCTATCCAACTGAAGAATTTTCAGATGCAGTTTGACATTCCTCTTACTGAAGTAATGGGGAAAAAGCTCTATGTGACAGACTTTGGAAACTCGATAGCTGAAATTGCCGAAAAAATTATTGAACAGGCAGATGATATCAGATATAAAAGTAAGGAATATAGTGATCTTCTGGCGGGGAAGTTACGTATTTCTTGTGCGTCAACAGGAAAATATGTGATTCCTTATTTCATGAGTGGTTTCTTAGAAGATTACCCTGGCGTAGATTTGGTCTTGGATGTTTCTAATAAGTCAACCGTAGTGCAGAGCCTTCAAAAAAATGAGATCGATTTTGCGCTTGTATCTGTTGTGCCAAACAAAATGGATATCAATGAAGAGATTTTACTAGAAAATAAATTATATCTGGTCGGAAGTCCTTTACATCATGAACAAGGGCAACGTTTAATTTATCGTGAAGATGGTTCTGCGACTCGTAAAGCGATGGACGAGTACTTTAAGGGAGAGTCTAAACGCAGAAAAATGATGTTGACCTCCAATGAAGCGGTGAAACAAGCAATTATTGCAGGTTTAGGACAGTCTATTCTACCTCTGATAGGGATTAAGAATGAACTATCAAATAAAGAGTTAGAGATTATCCCAACAGAAGGCTTACCGATGGTTACAAATTGGCGATTGATTTGGCTTAAAAATAAGAAACTGTCTCCTGTGGCAGAGGCTTTCCTTAATTTTATCCACAACAAAAAGTACGATATCATTCAAGAGAGCTTTCAGTGGTATTTAAAATTTACGGATAAAAGTCTTTAG
- a CDS encoding glycoside hydrolase family 127 protein → MKKVILVILASFLAHLSWGQEKGILNHSNSEYVKLKSINIGDCKWTEGFWADKFKVAEKSMVPYMGELLCGDVGHALNNFKIAAGLKEGTHKGMHWHDGDFYKWLEACMYVYAQNGDEKLVEQVDEYISIIAQAQEKDGYLQTQTQLRSNVDRYENRKFHEMYNSGHLLTSACIHYRVTGKRNFLDVAVKHADYLYSVFSPQTKYYSRFGFNQTQIMGLVELYRTVGDKRYLELAEIFINNRGKSKVEHNSTTEGYPIGDMVQERTPFRESEEAVGHAVLALYYYAGAADVYAETGEKALIDALDRLWSDVAEKKMYVTGAVGQAHYGASTNKDAIQEGFIDAYMMPNMTAYNETCANICNSMFNYRMLGLHGKSKYADVMELVLYNSALSGISLEGKDYFYSNPLRMIDGSRDYSKHNTELPHRAPYLECFCCPPNLVRTIAKVSAWAYSLSENGLSVNLYGGNQLETKLLDGSKIKLKQETAYPWDGAINITMEACKKAPFELLLRIPEWAETASIKVNGVDAEVAIESGSFARIERKWKKGDVVTIDFPMDITLVEGHSRIEEVRNQVAIKRGPVVYCVESPDLPENTSIVNLYLSGESELNAEYKADFLGGVTTISGDILLRKDSKDTKMYSTVSKPDFESYTTTFVPYFSWSNRGDSEMTVFMPIVWGQLGEKKL, encoded by the coding sequence ATGAAAAAAGTAATACTGGTAATTTTAGCATCTTTTCTTGCCCACTTATCCTGGGGACAAGAAAAGGGGATTCTCAATCACAGCAATAGTGAATATGTAAAACTGAAAAGTATCAATATAGGAGATTGTAAATGGACAGAAGGTTTTTGGGCAGACAAATTTAAAGTCGCTGAGAAGTCGATGGTTCCATATATGGGCGAATTGCTTTGTGGAGATGTAGGTCATGCTTTAAATAACTTCAAAATTGCAGCAGGCCTAAAAGAAGGGACGCATAAAGGAATGCACTGGCATGATGGCGATTTTTATAAATGGTTGGAAGCTTGTATGTATGTCTATGCACAAAACGGAGATGAGAAGTTGGTTGAGCAGGTAGATGAGTATATTTCTATTATCGCTCAAGCACAAGAAAAAGATGGGTATTTACAGACGCAAACGCAACTAAGATCGAATGTAGATCGCTATGAGAATCGTAAATTCCATGAGATGTACAATTCGGGGCATTTACTGACTTCGGCTTGTATCCATTATCGAGTAACAGGAAAACGTAATTTCTTAGATGTTGCAGTAAAACACGCAGATTACCTTTATTCTGTTTTTAGCCCTCAAACCAAGTATTATTCTCGTTTTGGTTTTAACCAAACTCAAATTATGGGATTGGTAGAACTTTACAGAACAGTAGGCGATAAGCGATACCTAGAATTGGCGGAAATTTTTATCAATAATAGAGGAAAATCAAAAGTAGAGCATAATTCTACAACTGAAGGTTATCCTATTGGGGATATGGTTCAAGAGCGTACGCCATTTAGAGAATCTGAAGAAGCAGTAGGTCATGCCGTTTTAGCATTATACTATTATGCAGGTGCTGCCGATGTTTATGCCGAAACAGGAGAGAAAGCATTGATTGATGCGCTAGATAGACTATGGTCTGATGTAGCAGAAAAGAAAATGTACGTGACAGGAGCGGTAGGGCAAGCACATTATGGGGCATCTACCAATAAAGATGCGATACAAGAAGGATTTATAGATGCTTATATGATGCCGAATATGACGGCATATAATGAAACTTGTGCGAATATCTGTAATTCTATGTTCAACTACCGAATGTTAGGGCTACATGGAAAATCGAAATATGCAGATGTGATGGAGTTGGTACTTTATAATTCAGCACTTTCAGGAATTAGTTTGGAGGGGAAAGATTATTTCTATTCCAATCCTTTAAGAATGATTGATGGTTCTAGAGATTACTCAAAACATAATACAGAATTGCCGCACAGAGCACCATATTTAGAGTGTTTCTGTTGTCCTCCGAACCTTGTAAGAACAATTGCAAAAGTATCTGCTTGGGCGTATAGCTTGTCAGAAAATGGGCTATCTGTAAACTTGTACGGAGGTAACCAATTGGAAACAAAATTATTGGATGGCTCAAAGATTAAACTAAAACAAGAAACAGCTTATCCTTGGGATGGTGCAATCAATATTACGATGGAAGCCTGTAAAAAAGCACCATTCGAATTGCTTCTTCGTATTCCAGAGTGGGCAGAAACGGCAAGTATCAAAGTGAATGGTGTAGATGCAGAAGTAGCAATTGAAAGTGGTTCTTTTGCACGTATTGAGCGTAAATGGAAAAAGGGTGATGTTGTGACCATTGATTTCCCAATGGATATCACATTGGTAGAAGGGCATTCAAGAATTGAAGAGGTTCGTAATCAAGTAGCCATCAAAAGAGGTCCTGTAGTTTATTGTGTTGAATCTCCAGACCTACCTGAAAATACAAGTATTGTAAATCTTTATTTGTCAGGAGAGTCTGAGTTGAATGCTGAATATAAAGCAGACTTCTTGGGTGGAGTAACTACGATTTCTGGTGATATCCTTTTGCGTAAGGATTCTAAAGACACTAAAATGTATAGTACAGTTTCTAAGCCAGATTTTGAAAGTTATACGACAACTTTTGTTCCTTACTTCTCATGGAGTAATAGAGGAGATAGTGAAATGACTGTTTTTATGCCAATTGTTTGGGGACAGTTAGGAGAGAAGAAATTATAA
- a CDS encoding L-rhamnose/proton symporter RhaT: MFLALTLILFASFFQGSFGLGMKHISPVKWEAWWLIHAFIAMVVFPVGWAMFAVPDFLTIIFATDLSALMLAMLFGFLWGIGGILFGVSVEYTGISITYGIVMGLAASMGSIIPLFQIEGAFSDPSFKYIALGIVLLLVGVVITAVAGVKRDRLQTDSKEDSASKSIKVGVMIAITSGVLSAFLNVGFSNAAPVAQMATSQFNIDPKDASLVAWVVVLFGAFIMNGGFALYKLSVNNSWSAFKTVGAQKSFVWAIVSGLFWFAALGVYGRGAALMGDLGPVVGWPMLLGLALIISNIWAYRSGEWSNAKRPFQILLQGLVILIVATCVLGYSNY, from the coding sequence ATGTTTTTAGCATTAACACTTATCTTATTTGCCAGTTTTTTCCAAGGTTCATTTGGACTTGGAATGAAGCATATATCTCCAGTAAAATGGGAGGCTTGGTGGCTTATTCATGCTTTTATTGCCATGGTTGTTTTTCCTGTTGGTTGGGCTATGTTTGCGGTACCTGATTTTCTTACCATTATTTTTGCAACTGACCTTTCAGCACTTATGCTTGCAATGCTCTTCGGGTTTTTGTGGGGTATCGGAGGAATTCTTTTTGGGGTCAGTGTAGAATACACAGGAATCTCGATTACTTATGGAATTGTAATGGGCTTGGCCGCATCAATGGGTTCTATTATTCCATTATTCCAAATTGAAGGTGCTTTCAGTGATCCTTCTTTCAAATACATTGCATTAGGTATCGTTTTACTCCTTGTAGGAGTGGTGATTACGGCAGTGGCAGGTGTAAAAAGAGATCGTTTACAAACTGATTCAAAAGAAGATTCGGCTTCTAAATCTATAAAAGTAGGCGTAATGATTGCGATTACTTCGGGAGTATTATCAGCTTTTCTTAATGTAGGCTTTTCGAATGCGGCACCCGTAGCACAAATGGCAACAAGCCAATTTAATATTGATCCGAAAGATGCAAGTTTAGTAGCTTGGGTCGTGGTACTTTTTGGTGCATTTATCATGAATGGAGGTTTTGCACTGTACAAGCTTAGCGTTAATAATTCTTGGAGTGCATTTAAAACGGTCGGAGCTCAAAAGTCCTTTGTTTGGGCGATTGTTTCAGGACTGTTTTGGTTTGCAGCACTAGGTGTTTATGGTCGTGGAGCAGCACTGATGGGTGATTTAGGTCCTGTAGTTGGGTGGCCAATGCTTTTAGGACTAGCCTTAATCATTAGTAATATTTGGGCATACCGATCAGGCGAATGGAGCAATGCCAAAAGACCTTTCCAAATTTTACTTCAAGGGCTAGTGATCCTTATTGTGGCTACTTGCGTGTTGGGTTATTCAAATTATTAA